One Amorphoplanes digitatis genomic window carries:
- a CDS encoding phospholipase, with the protein MSAGAHHHHTLDPSGQGTVVLNIGRGIGALVIHTPGSLHGHEIEVSPVGEPDRRTHAAVRARYVRDGVLFSVVIDSLAEGRYVVWRDPDTALAEVEVRSGAVTEYEWPVPAKV; encoded by the coding sequence GTGAGCGCGGGCGCCCATCATCACCACACCCTCGACCCCTCCGGTCAGGGAACGGTGGTGCTCAACATCGGCCGTGGCATCGGCGCGCTGGTCATTCACACCCCGGGCAGCCTGCACGGGCACGAGATCGAGGTCAGCCCGGTCGGCGAGCCGGACCGGCGCACCCACGCCGCGGTCCGTGCCCGGTACGTGCGCGACGGCGTCCTGTTCAGCGTCGTCATCGACAGCCTCGCCGAGGGGCGCTACGTCGTGTGGCGCGATCCGGACACGGCGCTGGCCGAGGTGGAGGTCCGCAGCGGGGCCGTCACCGAGTACGAATGGCCGGTGCCCGCAAAAGTGTGA